The following proteins are co-located in the Trichormus variabilis 0441 genome:
- a CDS encoding zinc-dependent alcohol dehydrogenase family protein, giving the protein MKAVLMTTQGNPEVLQLQEVPNPSLPVGSTELLVRLVAAGINPIDTKLRKRGTFYPEKMPAILGCDGAGIVEAVGAGVQSFGAGDAVYFCNGGLGGHQGNYAEYTVVDERFVARKPASLTFAEAAAAPLVLITAWEALYERGRLEPGEKVLIHAGAGGVGHVAIQLAKLKGATVATTVGSEDKAHFVKQLGADHVIFYKNTDFAQAALNWTNGEGVDLAFDTVGGDTFHKTFPAVRIYGDIVTILEPDANTVWKVARNRNLRIGLELMLTPMFLNLVEAQQHQAEILTECADWIDQGKLKIHVSHKFPLQDAAKAHQLLESGSIAGKIVLLISDE; this is encoded by the coding sequence GTGAAAGCTGTTCTCATGACCACACAGGGGAATCCTGAAGTACTGCAATTGCAGGAAGTACCCAATCCTAGTCTTCCTGTGGGTAGTACAGAACTTTTAGTTCGTTTGGTAGCTGCTGGTATTAACCCCATTGATACTAAACTACGCAAGCGTGGAACTTTTTACCCTGAGAAAATGCCTGCCATTTTAGGATGTGATGGTGCGGGTATTGTGGAAGCGGTGGGCGCTGGTGTCCAGAGTTTTGGTGCGGGGGATGCAGTGTATTTTTGCAATGGTGGTTTAGGGGGACATCAAGGCAATTACGCTGAATATACTGTTGTTGATGAACGTTTTGTTGCCCGTAAGCCAGCTTCTCTGACCTTTGCTGAAGCCGCCGCCGCACCGTTGGTACTAATCACCGCTTGGGAGGCTTTATATGAACGGGGAAGATTAGAACCTGGAGAGAAAGTTTTAATTCATGCGGGTGCGGGTGGTGTGGGTCATGTAGCCATTCAATTAGCAAAACTGAAAGGTGCAACTGTCGCCACTACGGTTGGTTCGGAAGATAAGGCGCATTTTGTAAAACAACTGGGTGCGGATCATGTGATTTTCTATAAAAATACAGATTTTGCCCAAGCTGCTTTAAATTGGACGAACGGCGAAGGTGTAGATTTAGCTTTTGATACTGTTGGCGGCGACACTTTTCACAAAACCTTTCCCGCCGTGCGTATCTATGGCGATATTGTGACGATTTTGGAACCAGATGCAAATACAGTTTGGAAAGTTGCTAGAAACCGCAATTTACGTATTGGTTTGGAATTAATGCTGACACCGATGTTTTTAAATTTAGTAGAAGCCCAGCAACACCAGGCAGAAATTTTGACAGAATGTGCTGATTGGATTGATCAAGGTAAGTTAAAAATTCACGTTAGTCATAAGTTTCCTTTGCAAGATGCAGCTAAAGCTCATCAGTTACTTGAATCTGGCAGTATTGCGGGTAAAATTGTTCTGCTGATTAGCGATGAATGA
- a CDS encoding DUF790 family protein: protein MLPTELLSHRLNGEEIIPKRLKIDQKTIDLTNELISCFQAAQGKTQGFLENQLLDLEGDATDYRVKRGLAYIIKSNFCTFEVVSPLEPPILRERVFSLAAKSAPSRESTQLTLSKIADELTQELEREILLEQVRDGLYADLSENKILTNFDVPTPVDILNRYNLSQVQGIFYKASKLILNAHRNVPGEYKLLFRYLKLFQLMAYIEGDADHGFTITVDGPTSLFNSSTRYGLAIAKLIPALLHVTKWSLAATLQTRDVYTDTWKTGRFTLNSECGLVSHYSKGKPYDSMLEASFADKWDALKTAWALEREVDLIPIPGSVMIPDFRLVHPDGREFLLEIVGYWRPEYLQKKFSQVRRSGCDNLILAISERLNLEKAGVKLDNVPAKIIWFKDKLLPKSVLAVLDET, encoded by the coding sequence ATGCTACCAACGGAACTCCTAAGCCATCGCCTAAACGGCGAAGAAATAATACCAAAAAGACTGAAGATTGATCAGAAAACAATTGATTTAACCAATGAATTAATCAGTTGTTTTCAAGCAGCACAAGGTAAGACTCAAGGCTTTTTGGAAAATCAACTTTTGGATTTAGAAGGAGACGCTACAGATTATCGAGTTAAGCGGGGTTTAGCTTACATTATCAAAAGCAATTTCTGCACCTTTGAAGTAGTGAGTCCTCTAGAACCACCAATATTGAGAGAAAGAGTGTTTTCCTTGGCTGCGAAATCCGCACCTAGTCGGGAATCAACACAACTGACATTGAGCAAAATTGCTGATGAATTAACTCAAGAATTAGAACGGGAAATTTTACTAGAACAAGTCCGTGATGGACTTTATGCTGATTTGTCTGAAAATAAGATTTTGACAAACTTTGATGTTCCCACACCAGTAGATATATTAAATCGCTATAACTTGTCCCAGGTGCAGGGAATATTCTATAAAGCGAGTAAGTTAATTTTAAATGCTCATCGCAATGTTCCAGGGGAATATAAACTCTTATTCCGCTATCTCAAGCTATTTCAACTCATGGCTTACATTGAAGGTGATGCTGACCACGGGTTTACAATTACCGTTGACGGGCCGACCAGCTTATTTAATTCTAGTACACGCTATGGGTTAGCGATCGCCAAACTTATCCCCGCCTTACTTCATGTCACCAAATGGAGTCTAGCAGCCACATTACAAACCCGTGATGTCTACACAGATACATGGAAAACAGGCAGATTTACCCTTAATTCCGAATGCGGTTTAGTCTCTCATTACTCCAAAGGTAAACCCTACGATAGTATGCTAGAAGCATCCTTTGCTGATAAATGGGATGCCTTAAAAACAGCATGGGCATTAGAAAGAGAAGTAGATTTAATTCCCATTCCTGGGAGTGTGATGATTCCCGACTTTCGCTTAGTTCATCCTGATGGTAGAGAATTTTTATTAGAAATAGTTGGTTATTGGCGACCAGAATATTTACAAAAAAAGTTTTCTCAAGTCCGGCGTTCTGGTTGCGATAATTTAATCTTGGCAATCTCGGAAAGATTGAATTTGGAAAAAGCCGGAGTTAAGTTAGATAATGTGCCGGCAAAAATCATTTGGTTTAAAGATAAATTATTACCAAAATCTGTTTTAGCCGTGTTGGATGAAACCTAG
- a CDS encoding pentapeptide repeat-containing protein: MCALLVLLLPSPVWAAPTQPERTPLTLELLQERLRAPTLREGNLTVDLRQLVIDLRPENSVFRDGFYQLLRKELQKTGAKPLGLDLSYSLIQGDFVGSDLGLRTPLYAQAIAPIFTKTEQEQLERLRLVCLQSLAASLPNSKDCRSLLGTQSTVSSDVTVFRGALTLEQTRFNGEVTFVNTFFLQSVNAKNATFLQPTHWHESRFSRGVNFNNASFRQASDFQDSVFFDKANFKQTQFQETANFQRITFESVVNFNEAQFKQLAKFSGVQWQDNADFSGVRFANQAQFTRANFNQSLSLVETTFEQAVIFREALFNQPVDLRGASILNQADFSDAIFSSSSFLNVPGLTFNSNQAKILGNPGQIGQMFDIPTLQGNQNVLRNLGQNFRQQQQVADANQLEYTKQQLRLKELSKRLIGTNINSASVVNLVKLGFSPTQANVIDQRRQIKAFRNSSELLTLADIDLEIYNKLSDRLVVAEPLSLGSWLLEAWLWLALSVLLLLSGYGTNFWLVFGVGGVAIAYFGLVFWLVDRARRLRPVPIIPTYYETVSVLISFSCLEFFSLLAIFQNAEQPLLTLGCILIIIVPVPVTLLMRLYQQGRYHDLINVSYFTEDGTFRQLRLLIGRLPVIPRNPTFRERYMPLLSDRHWNWLNYYDFSLNNLVRLGFNDIRLRDEHLPGIIATLAWYQWSLGVLYITLVLWTLSRTIPGLNLLIYLK; the protein is encoded by the coding sequence TTGTGTGCGTTGTTAGTATTACTGCTCCCTTCGCCAGTTTGGGCTGCACCAACACAACCAGAACGCACTCCATTAACCCTGGAATTATTACAAGAGCGATTACGCGCACCAACTCTACGGGAAGGAAATTTAACTGTAGATTTGCGGCAATTGGTAATTGATTTGCGTCCAGAAAACTCCGTGTTTCGAGATGGATTTTATCAATTGTTGCGTAAAGAATTGCAAAAAACTGGTGCGAAACCTTTAGGTTTAGACTTGAGTTATTCTCTGATTCAAGGGGATTTTGTGGGTAGTGATTTGGGTTTAAGAACACCTTTGTATGCTCAGGCGATCGCTCCTATTTTTACCAAAACTGAACAAGAACAATTGGAACGCTTGCGCCTGGTTTGTTTGCAATCATTGGCTGCAAGTTTACCTAATTCTAAAGATTGTCGATCGCTTCTAGGAACTCAGTCAACAGTATCAAGTGATGTGACTGTTTTTCGCGGTGCTTTAACTCTGGAACAAACCCGATTTAACGGAGAAGTCACCTTTGTCAACACGTTTTTTCTGCAATCTGTCAATGCTAAAAATGCTACTTTTCTCCAGCCAACTCACTGGCATGAAAGTAGATTTAGCCGTGGGGTAAACTTTAATAATGCCAGTTTTAGACAAGCCAGCGATTTTCAAGACAGTGTTTTCTTTGACAAAGCTAATTTTAAACAAACTCAATTTCAGGAGACGGCTAATTTTCAAAGAATCACTTTTGAAAGTGTGGTTAATTTCAATGAAGCCCAGTTTAAGCAATTGGCTAAATTTAGTGGTGTCCAGTGGCAAGATAATGCCGATTTCTCTGGGGTGAGGTTTGCCAATCAAGCACAATTTACCAGAGCTAATTTTAATCAGTCACTATCTTTAGTAGAAACAACTTTTGAGCAAGCAGTCATTTTTCGAGAAGCATTATTTAATCAACCTGTAGATTTACGTGGTGCAAGTATTCTCAATCAAGCAGATTTTAGTGATGCCATATTCTCATCATCATCATTTTTAAATGTCCCTGGATTAACTTTTAATTCTAATCAAGCCAAAATTTTAGGTAATCCTGGGCAGATTGGGCAAATGTTTGATATTCCCACATTGCAAGGTAATCAAAATGTTTTGCGAAATTTGGGGCAGAATTTCCGTCAGCAACAGCAAGTTGCTGATGCAAATCAATTAGAATATACTAAACAACAATTACGCCTCAAAGAGTTAAGTAAACGTTTAATCGGCACAAATATTAATAGTGCTTCTGTAGTAAATTTAGTTAAGTTGGGTTTTTCTCCTACACAAGCAAATGTCATTGACCAACGTCGGCAAATCAAAGCATTTCGCAATAGTAGTGAGTTATTGACTTTAGCAGACATCGATTTAGAAATATACAATAAACTGAGCGATCGCCTAGTAGTTGCGGAACCTCTCTCCTTGGGAAGCTGGTTGCTGGAAGCTTGGCTGTGGTTAGCTTTGAGTGTATTGCTGTTGTTGAGTGGCTACGGTACAAACTTTTGGTTAGTGTTTGGGGTGGGGGGAGTAGCGATCGCTTATTTTGGGTTAGTTTTTTGGTTAGTAGATCGCGCCCGTCGTCTGCGTCCTGTACCAATTATTCCCACCTACTACGAAACCGTTTCTGTCCTGATTAGTTTTAGCTGTTTAGAGTTTTTTAGTTTATTAGCTATTTTTCAGAATGCGGAACAGCCTTTGCTCACACTCGGCTGTATTTTGATTATTATCGTTCCCGTACCTGTAACTTTATTGATGCGCCTTTATCAACAAGGTCGTTATCACGATTTAATCAATGTTTCTTACTTCACAGAAGACGGAACCTTTAGACAACTGCGGTTACTGATTGGACGTTTACCAGTCATTCCCCGAAATCCCACCTTTCGGGAAAGATATATGCCATTATTAAGCGATCGCCATTGGAACTGGCTCAATTATTATGACTTTAGCCTCAATAATTTAGTCAGGTTGGGATTTAACGATATTCGCCTCAGAGACGAACATTTACCGGGAATTATCGCTACCCTGGCTTGGTATCAATGGAGTTTAGGCGTACTCTACATCACCCTGGTTCTGTGGACACTATCCCGCACTATCCCAGGGTTGAATCTATTAATTTATCTTAAGTAA
- a CDS encoding DUF6006 family protein yields the protein MKSITKWLLGLAIAPASLVLISSHTQASQVAGEWFFGLWDCNIDGRPAQMQWKVVDDPQTTCDGNICSTTSGVRLIGRFSDNGSAWVPLGKRFSSRQRQDLGIRYLGAEQDDWYLRYNSRTKIADGWTTWRGNRYPLQCRNRR from the coding sequence ATGAAAAGCATCACAAAATGGCTTTTAGGCTTGGCGATCGCTCCTGCAAGTTTGGTATTAATATCTAGTCATACCCAAGCTAGTCAAGTTGCTGGTGAGTGGTTCTTTGGTTTATGGGACTGTAATATTGACGGTAGACCAGCCCAAATGCAATGGAAAGTAGTAGATGACCCACAAACTACTTGTGATGGTAATATTTGCTCTACTACTTCTGGTGTCCGTCTCATCGGACGGTTTAGTGATAATGGTAGTGCGTGGGTTCCTTTAGGAAAACGTTTTTCCAGCAGACAAAGACAGGATTTAGGGATTCGCTATTTAGGTGCAGAGCAAGATGATTGGTATCTTAGATACAACAGTCGTACTAAGATTGCAGATGGTTGGACAACATGGCGGGGTAATCGTTATCCGCTACAATGTCGCAATCGCAGATGA
- a CDS encoding DEAD/DEAH box helicase family protein: MARTPTLTYDRGTLILHPPPRGKAWMDYATWDDRVEKFRIPAMRYRAVVEALQAEDVFFVDEAKQFYPIDLVPSLEMEPYPHQSEALAAWKLAGRQGVVVLPTAAGKTYLAQLAMQATPRTTLIVVPTLDLMHQWYAHLVAAFPDAEVGLLGGGSRDKSPILVATYDSAAIHAEALGNQYALIVFDECHHLPTDFSKVIAEYAIAPYRLGLSATPERTDGKHADLNILIGQEVYRKRAEDLAGKALAEHEIVQIKVKLSQQERERYNNLIQIRNDFLRQSKVSLGSIQGWQMFVQMSARSQSGRRAMLAHREAKEIALGTDSKLRVLANLLTKHYPERVLIFTADNATVYKISQDLLIPAITHQTPVKERHEILTKFREGEYNTLVASHVLNEGVDVPAASIAIILSGTGSTREYIQRLGRILRKGNIQNKQAILYEVIAEDTSEENTSARRRGEERQGNLQVIYGSGKGTTAKAAEQIEINYVVDNSSANNQGNATNGTPKPSPKRRRNNTKKTED; encoded by the coding sequence ATGGCTCGTACTCCCACCTTAACCTACGATCGCGGTACACTAATTCTGCATCCACCACCACGGGGCAAAGCCTGGATGGATTATGCTACGTGGGATGATAGGGTAGAAAAATTTCGGATTCCGGCGATGAGATACCGCGCTGTGGTGGAAGCATTGCAAGCCGAAGATGTGTTTTTTGTCGATGAAGCCAAGCAATTTTACCCCATCGATTTGGTTCCCAGTTTAGAAATGGAACCCTATCCCCATCAGAGTGAGGCTCTAGCAGCTTGGAAACTGGCGGGAAGACAGGGGGTCGTGGTGCTACCCACGGCGGCGGGAAAGACTTATTTGGCGCAGTTGGCGATGCAGGCCACACCACGGACAACCTTAATTGTGGTGCCGACTTTAGATTTGATGCACCAATGGTATGCTCATTTGGTGGCGGCGTTCCCCGATGCTGAAGTGGGTTTACTAGGGGGTGGTTCACGGGACAAATCACCCATCTTGGTTGCAACTTACGATAGTGCAGCCATTCACGCCGAAGCCTTGGGGAATCAGTATGCTTTGATTGTGTTTGATGAGTGCCATCATTTACCTACAGATTTTAGCAAGGTGATTGCCGAATATGCGATCGCTCCCTACCGTCTGGGATTATCAGCCACCCCAGAACGCACCGATGGTAAACACGCCGATTTAAATATTCTCATTGGACAGGAAGTTTATCGCAAACGTGCTGAGGATTTGGCGGGGAAGGCGTTGGCTGAACACGAAATTGTGCAGATTAAAGTGAAGTTATCTCAGCAGGAACGGGAAAGATACAACAATTTAATTCAAATTCGCAACGATTTCTTACGCCAATCAAAGGTTTCTTTGGGTAGTATACAAGGCTGGCAGATGTTTGTGCAGATGAGTGCGCGATCGCAATCTGGACGTAGAGCCATGTTAGCCCACCGCGAAGCTAAAGAAATCGCCTTGGGGACTGATAGCAAGTTGAGAGTTTTAGCCAATTTACTCACCAAGCATTATCCAGAACGGGTGTTAATTTTCACAGCTGATAATGCTACCGTTTATAAAATATCTCAAGATTTACTGATTCCCGCCATCACTCATCAAACACCAGTCAAAGAACGCCACGAAATATTAACTAAATTTCGAGAAGGTGAATATAATACTTTAGTTGCTTCCCATGTATTGAATGAAGGTGTTGATGTGCCGGCTGCTTCTATCGCCATTATTTTATCTGGGACAGGCTCAACTAGAGAATATATTCAACGTTTAGGTAGGATTTTACGTAAGGGAAATATTCAAAATAAACAGGCGATTTTATATGAAGTGATAGCGGAAGATACCAGCGAGGAAAATACTTCTGCACGGCGACGAGGGGAAGAAAGACAAGGAAATTTGCAGGTTATTTATGGTAGTGGTAAGGGAACAACTGCTAAAGCTGCCGAGCAAATAGAAATTAATTATGTAGTCGATAATTCATCAGCCAACAACCAGGGAAATGCTACCAACGGAACTCCTAAGCCATCGCCTAAACGGCGAAGAAATAATACCAAAAAGACTGAAGATTGA